A region of Lichenibacterium dinghuense DNA encodes the following proteins:
- a CDS encoding transglycosylase SLT domain-containing protein — protein sequence MFERIGLALATGALLCCPALAAPAPPAPSHACEAQVAAAAKRYDIPLAVFYAVGLLETGGRDGLQPYTMNIEGRSAPNATLDDALATFEAAHRRGASLIDIGCMQINYRWHGKNFASVTEMFDPAHNVDYAARFLRELKTREKTWTLAVARYNAGPNNDAAQKQYVCGVIRKMVNSGFGGWTDNARRFCGEPAA from the coding sequence ATGTTTGAGCGTATCGGCCTCGCGCTGGCGACCGGAGCGCTGCTGTGTTGTCCCGCCCTCGCGGCGCCCGCGCCGCCCGCGCCGTCGCACGCCTGCGAGGCCCAGGTGGCGGCCGCCGCCAAGCGCTACGACATCCCGCTCGCCGTGTTCTACGCGGTGGGGCTGCTGGAGACCGGCGGGCGCGACGGGCTCCAGCCCTACACGATGAACATCGAGGGGCGCTCGGCCCCCAACGCCACGCTCGACGACGCGCTCGCCACCTTCGAGGCCGCACACCGGCGCGGCGCGTCGCTGATCGACATCGGCTGCATGCAGATCAACTACCGCTGGCACGGCAAGAACTTCGCGTCCGTGACGGAGATGTTCGACCCCGCCCACAACGTCGACTACGCGGCCCGCTTCCTGCGCGAGCTGAAGACGCGCGAGAAGACCTGGACGCTGGCCGTGGCCCGCTACAATGCGGGGCCGAACAACGACGCGGCGCAGAAGCAGTACGTGTGCGGCGTGATCCGCAAGATGGTGAACAGCGGCTTCGGCGGCTGGACCGACAACGCCCGCCGGTTCTGCGGCGAGCCCGCCGCCTGA
- the lpdA gene encoding dihydrolipoyl dehydrogenase: MRYDLVVIGTGPGGYVCAIRAAQLGLKTAVVEKRATQGGTCLNVGCIPSKALLHASEMFAAASHDLPALGVKVGKPELDWAAMGKHRDDTVAANVKGVAYLFRKNKVDTFHGTGAIEGAGRVRVTKEDGSTETIEAKSIVIATGSEVSTLPGMDVDERSVVSSTGALVLPEVPKRMIVIGAGVIGLELGSVYRRLGAEVEVVEYLDRILPGLDGEVAKTFHGMLEKQGFTFHLGQKVSKVEPTNAGAAVTFAPVAGGEERRLDADVVLVATGRRPNTEGLGLEAAGVALDRGRVVIDDHFQTNVPGIYAIGDVVRGLMLAHKAEDEGVAVAEILAGQAGHVNYGVIPAVVYTMPEIASVGSTEEELKTAGIPYTSGKFPYTANGRARATRHTDGFVKVLAHAETDRVLGVHIISSVAGELIQECSVLMEFGGSAEDLARTCHAHPTMSEAVKEAAMAVDKRAIHV; encoded by the coding sequence ATGCGCTATGACCTCGTCGTGATCGGTACGGGCCCCGGCGGCTACGTCTGCGCCATCCGGGCGGCGCAGCTCGGGCTCAAGACCGCCGTGGTGGAGAAGCGCGCCACCCAGGGCGGCACCTGCCTCAACGTCGGCTGCATCCCGTCGAAGGCCCTGCTGCACGCCTCCGAGATGTTCGCCGCCGCGTCCCACGACCTGCCGGCGCTCGGCGTGAAGGTGGGAAAGCCCGAGCTCGACTGGGCCGCCATGGGCAAGCACCGCGACGACACGGTGGCGGCCAACGTCAAGGGCGTGGCCTACCTGTTCCGCAAGAACAAGGTCGACACGTTCCACGGCACGGGCGCGATCGAGGGCGCGGGCCGCGTGCGGGTCACCAAGGAGGACGGCTCGACCGAGACGATCGAGGCGAAGAGCATCGTCATCGCCACGGGCTCCGAGGTCTCGACCCTGCCCGGCATGGACGTCGACGAGCGCTCCGTCGTGTCGTCCACGGGCGCGCTGGTGCTGCCCGAGGTGCCGAAGCGCATGATCGTGATCGGCGCGGGCGTGATCGGGCTGGAGCTCGGCTCCGTGTACCGCCGCCTCGGCGCCGAGGTCGAGGTGGTCGAATACCTCGACCGCATCCTGCCCGGCCTCGACGGCGAGGTCGCCAAGACCTTCCACGGCATGCTGGAGAAGCAGGGCTTCACCTTCCACCTCGGCCAGAAGGTCAGCAAGGTCGAGCCCACCAACGCCGGCGCCGCCGTGACCTTCGCGCCCGTGGCGGGCGGCGAGGAGCGGCGGCTCGATGCCGATGTGGTGCTGGTCGCCACGGGCCGCCGACCCAACACCGAGGGGCTGGGGCTGGAGGCCGCGGGCGTGGCCCTCGATCGCGGCCGCGTCGTGATCGACGACCACTTCCAGACCAACGTGCCCGGCATCTACGCCATCGGCGACGTGGTGCGCGGCCTGATGCTGGCCCACAAGGCCGAGGACGAGGGCGTGGCGGTGGCCGAGATCCTGGCCGGCCAGGCGGGCCACGTGAACTACGGCGTGATCCCGGCCGTGGTCTACACCATGCCGGAGATCGCCAGCGTCGGCTCGACCGAGGAGGAGCTGAAGACGGCCGGCATCCCCTACACGTCCGGCAAGTTCCCCTACACGGCCAACGGCCGCGCCCGCGCGACGCGCCACACGGACGGCTTCGTGAAGGTGCTGGCCCACGCCGAGACGGACCGCGTTCTCGGCGTCCACATCATCTCGTCCGTGGCGGGCGAGCTGATCCAGGAATGCTCGGTGCTGATGGAGTTCGGCGGCTCGGCCGAGGACCTCGCCCGCACCTGCCACGCCCACCCGACCATGTCGGAGGCCGTGAAGGAGGCCGCCATGGCGGTCGACAAGCGCGCCATCCACGTCTGA
- the fliQ gene encoding flagellar biosynthesis protein FliQ produces the protein MNEADALGLLQSTIWTIVLASGPAIATAMLVGIAVALFQALTQIQETTLTFVPKIVAMLVVLTLTASFIGSQMFLFTEQVYARIERGH, from the coding sequence GTGAACGAGGCCGACGCGCTCGGCCTGCTGCAGAGCACCATCTGGACGATCGTGCTGGCCTCGGGGCCGGCGATCGCCACCGCCATGCTGGTCGGCATCGCTGTGGCGCTGTTCCAGGCGCTCACGCAGATCCAGGAAACCACGCTCACCTTCGTGCCGAAGATCGTCGCCATGCTGGTCGTGCTGACGCTGACGGCCTCATTCATCGGCTCGCAGATGTTCCTGTTCACCGAACAGGTCTACGCCCGCATCGAGCGCGGGCACTGA
- the flbT gene encoding flagellar biosynthesis repressor FlbT, whose translation MHITLKANEKIFINGAVLKVDRKTSVELMNDAVFLLEAHVMVERDATTPLRQLYFIVQLMLMEGRERPENRAMFARQSAAMAEVYEDPAILDGIAKVGELVERGRAFEALKAIRALLPVEAALTGRPHEATVRIKPAPVPLLAEAC comes from the coding sequence ATGCACATCACCCTCAAGGCCAACGAGAAGATCTTCATCAACGGCGCGGTGCTCAAGGTCGACCGCAAGACCTCGGTCGAGCTGATGAACGACGCGGTGTTCCTGCTCGAAGCTCACGTCATGGTGGAGCGCGACGCCACGACGCCGCTGCGCCAGCTCTATTTCATCGTGCAGCTCATGCTGATGGAGGGCCGCGAGCGGCCGGAGAACAGGGCGATGTTCGCCCGCCAATCCGCCGCGATGGCCGAGGTCTATGAGGACCCGGCGATCCTGGACGGCATCGCCAAGGTGGGGGAGCTCGTCGAGCGCGGCCGCGCCTTCGAGGCGCTGAAGGCCATCCGGGCGCTGCTGCCCGTGGAGGCGGCGCTCACCGGGCGGCCTCACGAGGCGACCGTGCGGATCAAGCCCGCGCCGGTGCCGCTCCTCGCCGAGGCCTGCTGA
- the flgD gene encoding flagellar hook assembly protein FlgD has translation MTTVSPTPTTGTTTPTASSSSSAATTASTAAAASLNFNSFLQLMIAEMQNQDPTNPTDPSQYLAQISQMSAVQQGILTNTKLDSMLTQTSLSQAEAAIGKVVTSSDGSVTGTVQSVKLASDNSVTATLDTGQTLTLDNTVTVAAPAAKAAS, from the coding sequence ATGACGACCGTGTCCCCCACGCCCACGACGGGCACGACGACGCCGACGGCGTCCTCGTCGAGCAGCGCCGCCACGACGGCCTCCACCGCCGCCGCGGCGTCGCTGAACTTCAACTCGTTCCTGCAGCTCATGATCGCCGAGATGCAGAACCAGGACCCGACCAACCCGACCGACCCCAGCCAGTACCTCGCGCAGATCTCGCAGATGTCGGCCGTGCAGCAGGGCATCCTGACCAACACCAAGCTCGATTCGATGCTGACGCAGACCTCGCTGAGCCAGGCCGAGGCGGCGATCGGCAAGGTCGTGACCTCGTCGGACGGCTCCGTCACGGGCACCGTGCAGTCGGTGAAGCTCGCGAGCGACAACAGCGTGACGGCGACGCTCGACACCGGCCAGACGCTGACGCTCGACAACACCGTGACGGTGGCGGCCCCCGCCGCGAAGGCCGCCTCGTGA
- the flaF gene encoding flagellar biosynthesis regulator FlaF: MYQFSYADILADDADDARARERQALDQASAMLLHAAEGAPGSVEEGKAVDFTTELWAMFIKDLAHPGNAMSDELRASLMSIGLGVMAECRRISLGESRDLASLAEICGIIRDGLR; encoded by the coding sequence ATGTACCAGTTCTCCTACGCCGACATCCTCGCCGACGACGCGGACGACGCCCGCGCCCGCGAGCGCCAGGCGCTCGACCAGGCGTCCGCCATGCTGCTCCACGCCGCCGAGGGGGCGCCGGGCTCCGTCGAGGAAGGCAAGGCCGTCGACTTCACCACCGAGCTCTGGGCCATGTTCATCAAGGACCTCGCGCATCCCGGCAACGCCATGTCGGACGAGCTGCGCGCCAGCCTGATGTCGATCGGCCTCGGCGTGATGGCGGAATGCCGCCGCATCTCGCTCGGCGAGTCGCGCGACCTCGCGAGCCTCGCCGAGATCTGCGGCATCATCCGCGACGGTCTGCGCTGA
- a CDS encoding flagellar hook protein FlgE codes for MSLFGTLNTGVSGMAAQANMLSTIGDNIANSATTGYKSATVDFETMLGNQTTSDYTSGGVQSKVRYGIGDQGTLTASTSVTDLAIKGNGFFVVQGSNGATALTRAGSFVADASGDLVNTAGYKLMGYNLTDGSTATANGTGGLQVINLNKQQLNAAPSQTGTLQFNLPSNAASGATSKTSIVAYDDLGNPLTLDITFTKTGANAWSAQITNDADGTTIGAAQPLTYDPTTGKLASGSNASATTLTADLTSLGGKKLTLDVSQSTQLASSFTINTATVDGSAPSKLDHVTIGTDGTVTSVYANGVSEATYRIPLADVPSPDSLTSLTGNVYQANLASGNMTIGTATTGSLGEIDSGNLENSTVDLATELTSMISAQRSYEANSKVIQASSDLLKVVDQLSS; via the coding sequence ATGAGTCTGTTCGGAACCCTCAACACCGGCGTCTCGGGCATGGCCGCGCAGGCCAACATGCTGAGCACCATCGGCGACAACATCGCGAACTCCGCGACCACGGGCTATAAGAGCGCGACGGTCGACTTCGAGACCATGCTGGGCAACCAGACGACCTCCGACTACACGTCGGGCGGCGTGCAGTCCAAGGTGCGCTACGGCATCGGCGACCAGGGCACGCTCACGGCCTCGACCTCCGTCACCGACCTCGCCATCAAGGGCAACGGCTTCTTCGTGGTGCAGGGCTCGAACGGCGCGACCGCGCTGACGCGGGCCGGCTCCTTCGTGGCCGACGCGTCGGGCGACCTCGTCAACACCGCCGGCTACAAGCTGATGGGCTACAACCTGACCGACGGCTCGACCGCCACGGCCAACGGCACCGGCGGCCTGCAGGTCATCAACCTCAACAAGCAGCAGCTCAACGCCGCCCCGTCGCAGACCGGCACGCTGCAGTTCAACCTGCCCTCGAACGCGGCCTCCGGCGCCACGTCCAAGACCTCGATCGTCGCCTATGACGACCTCGGCAACCCGCTCACCCTCGACATCACCTTCACCAAGACCGGCGCCAACGCCTGGAGCGCCCAGATCACAAACGACGCGGATGGGACGACGATCGGCGCGGCCCAGCCGCTGACCTACGACCCCACCACCGGCAAGCTCGCGAGCGGCAGCAACGCCAGCGCCACGACGCTGACGGCGGACCTGACCAGCCTCGGCGGCAAGAAGCTGACCCTCGATGTCAGCCAGTCGACCCAGCTCGCCTCGTCGTTCACGATCAACACCGCGACGGTGGACGGCAGCGCGCCTTCCAAGCTCGACCACGTCACGATCGGCACGGACGGCACGGTGACGTCCGTCTACGCCAACGGCGTCAGCGAGGCGACCTACCGCATCCCGCTCGCCGACGTGCCGAGCCCCGACAGCCTCACCTCGCTGACCGGCAACGTGTACCAGGCCAACCTCGCCTCCGGGAACATGACGATCGGCACCGCCACCACGGGCAGCCTCGGTGAGATCGACTCGGGCAACCTGGAGAACTCCACCGTGGACCTCGCCACCGAGCTCACCTCCATGATCTCGGCACAGCGCTCCTACGAGGCCAACTCCAAGGTCATCCAGGCCAGCTCCGACCTCCTCAAGGTCGTCGACCAGCTGTCGAGCTGA
- the flgK gene encoding flagellar hook-associated protein FlgK produces the protein MSLTTTLNIAQQALTANAALSTIVSRNIAGVNDPTYSTKTAQLATTQDGGVRVSGVTNAADAALFAHLLAAKAGAASSSALSSGLDQLEGTLGLSTTTAADGTATDTSPATLIGTLSDAIGQYAASPSNATLGAAAVTAAKGLAANLNAAAAAVQSVREGADKGLAAAVATVNTLLGQFATANKAVVDATVAGTDATDAIDARNSVLQSLSAQIGITTADAGSGGLALYTDGGATLFQGTARTVAFAPTGAYAAGTVGGAVTVDGVAVTGSGGMASKSGAIAGLAQLRDTTAVAYGAQLDQIAGGLVSAFSDTTASGATVPGLFMDGTSTTMPTPTSTTGLAARLTVAAAVDPSAVTSPPGTTPKTYGSVTALRDGGFNGAAPGNTTGAASYSGRLNALVSQLGSTRSFDASSGGAASGTLADYATSSVGWLESTRQSASTDATNSAAVVTQTTASLSSATGVNLDEQLSKMLDLEHSYQASAELMTTVKSMLDALLAAVN, from the coding sequence ATGAGCCTGACCACAACCCTCAACATCGCCCAGCAGGCGCTCACCGCCAACGCGGCGCTGTCGACGATCGTGTCCCGCAACATCGCGGGCGTGAACGATCCCACCTACTCGACCAAGACCGCTCAGCTCGCGACCACGCAGGACGGCGGGGTCCGCGTCTCGGGGGTGACCAATGCGGCCGACGCGGCGCTGTTCGCCCACCTGCTCGCCGCGAAGGCCGGCGCGGCCTCGTCCTCGGCCCTGTCGAGCGGGCTCGACCAGCTCGAAGGCACGCTCGGCCTGTCCACCACCACGGCGGCGGACGGCACCGCGACCGACACGTCGCCGGCGACGCTGATCGGCACCCTGTCCGACGCGATCGGGCAATATGCGGCCTCGCCCTCGAACGCGACGCTGGGCGCCGCGGCCGTGACAGCCGCCAAGGGCCTCGCTGCGAACCTCAACGCCGCCGCCGCCGCCGTGCAGAGCGTGCGGGAAGGGGCCGACAAGGGCCTCGCCGCGGCAGTCGCCACGGTGAACACCCTGCTCGGGCAGTTCGCCACCGCCAACAAGGCCGTGGTGGACGCCACGGTGGCGGGCACCGACGCGACCGACGCGATCGACGCGCGCAACAGCGTGCTGCAGTCGCTGTCGGCCCAGATCGGCATCACCACGGCGGACGCGGGCAGCGGCGGGCTGGCGCTCTACACCGACGGGGGCGCGACGCTGTTCCAGGGCACGGCCCGCACCGTCGCCTTCGCGCCGACCGGCGCCTACGCGGCCGGGACCGTTGGCGGCGCCGTGACGGTCGACGGGGTGGCGGTGACGGGCAGCGGCGGCATGGCGTCGAAGAGCGGCGCCATCGCCGGGCTGGCCCAGCTCCGCGACACGACGGCGGTGGCCTACGGGGCTCAGCTCGACCAGATCGCCGGCGGCCTGGTCTCGGCCTTCTCGGACACCACCGCGAGCGGCGCGACCGTGCCGGGGCTGTTCATGGACGGCACCTCGACCACGATGCCGACGCCCACCTCGACGACGGGCCTCGCGGCGCGGCTGACCGTGGCGGCGGCCGTCGACCCGAGCGCGGTGACGAGCCCCCCCGGCACCACGCCCAAGACCTACGGCTCGGTGACGGCGCTGCGCGACGGCGGCTTCAACGGCGCCGCGCCCGGCAACACGACCGGCGCGGCGAGCTACTCGGGCCGCCTGAATGCCCTCGTGAGCCAGCTCGGCTCCACGCGGAGCTTCGACGCCTCGTCGGGCGGCGCGGCCTCGGGCACGCTCGCCGACTACGCGACCTCGTCGGTGGGCTGGCTGGAGTCGACGCGCCAGTCGGCCTCGACCGACGCGACCAACAGCGCCGCCGTGGTGACGCAGACCACGGCCAGCCTGTCGAGCGCGACGGGCGTGAACCTCGACGAGCAGCTGTCCAAGATGCTCGACCTCGAACATTCCTACCAGGCTTCGGCCGAGCTGATGACCACGGTGAAGTCGATGCTCGACGCGCTGCTGGCCGCCGTGAACTGA
- a CDS encoding DUF2721 domain-containing protein, translated as MPLSPPAFAKLDDVAHTIQLALTPVFLLSGIGTLINVFTSRLARVADQVDRIAETVARASDSEKAQMSHRLDRLRVRSHALDAAVILGAVGGSATCAAVITLFYGALRNGVAASMLYGFFALAILCTIAALGAFTYEMLLASRFLRLRIARGEADAER; from the coding sequence ATGCCGCTGTCCCCGCCCGCCTTCGCCAAGCTCGACGACGTCGCCCACACCATCCAGCTCGCGCTGACGCCGGTGTTCCTGCTCAGCGGCATCGGCACGCTGATCAACGTGTTCACCTCGCGGCTGGCGCGCGTGGCCGATCAGGTCGACCGGATCGCCGAAACGGTCGCCAGGGCGTCGGACAGCGAGAAGGCCCAGATGAGCCACCGGCTCGACCGGCTTCGCGTGCGCTCGCACGCGCTCGACGCGGCGGTGATCCTCGGCGCGGTCGGCGGCTCGGCGACCTGCGCGGCCGTGATCACGCTGTTCTACGGGGCGCTGCGCAACGGCGTCGCGGCCTCCATGCTCTACGGCTTCTTCGCGCTCGCGATCCTCTGCACGATAGCGGCGCTCGGCGCCTTCACCTACGAGATGCTGTTGGCGAGCCGCTTCCTGCGCCTGCGCATCGCGCGCGGCGAGGCCGACGCCGAGCGGTGA
- a CDS encoding LysE family translocator: protein MNGTALAIFALALAVGAGSPGPSVAALVSRVLTRGLRDVLPFLVALWLGEAVWLTLVVAGLSAAAQAFGAAFAVLKYAGVAYLLVLAWRMWHAPTSAGPDAAAAAPERRQPWRLFGAGLLVSLGNPKNMVFYVALLPSVVDLGHVGVVGWAELVATMVVVLATVDLSWASAAAGARHWLVDGRRMRAVNRVGASMMAGAAAAVAAR, encoded by the coding sequence ATGAACGGCACGGCATTGGCGATCTTCGCCCTGGCGCTCGCGGTCGGCGCGGGCTCGCCCGGCCCCAGCGTCGCCGCCCTGGTGTCGCGCGTGCTGACGCGCGGGCTGCGGGACGTGCTCCCCTTCCTCGTCGCCCTGTGGCTCGGCGAGGCCGTGTGGCTGACGCTCGTCGTGGCGGGGCTGTCCGCCGCCGCGCAGGCGTTCGGCGCGGCCTTCGCGGTCCTCAAATACGCGGGCGTCGCCTATCTGCTCGTCCTGGCTTGGCGCATGTGGCACGCGCCGACCTCGGCCGGCCCCGACGCCGCCGCGGCGGCGCCCGAGCGGCGGCAGCCCTGGCGCCTGTTCGGCGCCGGCCTCCTGGTGTCGCTCGGCAACCCCAAGAACATGGTGTTCTACGTGGCGCTGCTCCCCTCGGTGGTCGACCTCGGCCATGTCGGGGTCGTCGGCTGGGCGGAGCTCGTCGCGACCATGGTGGTCGTGCTGGCCACGGTGGACCTGTCCTGGGCCTCGGCCGCCGCGGGGGCGCGCCACTGGCTCGTGGACGGCCGCCGCATGCGGGCCGTCAACCGCGTCGGCGCCTCGATGATGGCCGGGGCCGCCGCCGCCGTGGCGGCGCGGTGA
- a CDS encoding flagellar hook-associated family protein, translated as MTTSMTSISSYALTASPRLTVMQAQAALSKAQVELSSGKLADIGLGLGSSTGTYVSLGAQASRLQSIKDSNATTATTLTAATTGLDALRTTASAFLASLTQAASAGSTQGALVTTASANLDALTSTLNTTVGGNAIFAGIDSADPPMTAYTAGSPAQTAVSGSYAATFNGQDPSTITQAQMQSYLGGSFANLFTAAQYEQTWSTASDTVATAQISTTETVATSVSANADPFRQLAQAYTMVKEYGGSDMGSGAAKAVIASATQLVSTALAGLTSLEAGVGQSQSAVSDANDRMTTQIGYLSTQSSDLVGVDPSALATRISGLQTQIQASYEITSQLQQLSLVNYLK; from the coding sequence ATGACCACCAGCATGACCAGCATCTCGTCCTACGCGCTCACCGCGTCCCCGCGCCTCACCGTGATGCAGGCGCAGGCGGCGCTGTCGAAGGCGCAGGTGGAGCTGTCGAGCGGCAAGCTCGCCGACATCGGCCTCGGCCTCGGCTCGTCCACCGGCACCTACGTGTCGCTCGGCGCGCAGGCGAGCCGGCTGCAGTCCATCAAGGACTCGAACGCCACCACGGCGACCACGCTCACCGCCGCCACGACCGGGCTCGACGCGCTGCGCACCACGGCCTCGGCCTTCCTGGCCTCGCTCACCCAGGCGGCGTCGGCGGGCAGCACGCAGGGCGCGCTGGTGACCACGGCGAGCGCCAACCTCGACGCCCTCACGTCCACGCTGAACACCACGGTGGGCGGGAACGCGATCTTCGCCGGCATCGACTCGGCCGACCCGCCGATGACCGCCTACACGGCGGGGTCGCCGGCCCAGACGGCGGTCAGCGGCAGCTACGCCGCGACGTTCAACGGCCAGGACCCGTCGACCATCACGCAGGCCCAGATGCAGAGCTACCTCGGCGGCAGCTTCGCGAACCTGTTCACCGCGGCCCAGTACGAGCAGACCTGGTCCACGGCCTCCGACACGGTGGCGACGGCGCAGATCTCCACGACCGAAACGGTGGCGACCTCCGTCAGCGCCAACGCCGACCCGTTCCGCCAGCTCGCCCAGGCCTACACGATGGTCAAGGAATACGGCGGCTCCGACATGGGCAGCGGCGCCGCCAAGGCCGTGATCGCCTCCGCGACGCAGCTCGTGTCGACCGCGCTCGCGGGGCTGACGAGCCTCGAGGCCGGCGTCGGCCAGTCGCAGTCCGCGGTGTCGGACGCGAACGACCGCATGACGACGCAGATCGGATACTTATCGACGCAGTCGAGCGACCTCGTCGGCGTCGACCCGTCCGCCCTGGCGACCCGGATCTCGGGCCTGCAGACGCAGATCCAGGCCTCCTACGAGATCACCTCCCAGCTCCAGCAGCTGAGCCTCGTGAATTACCTCAAGTGA
- a CDS encoding class I SAM-dependent methyltransferase encodes MDDRARRLLAGLLTTAKVIEIGPSLNPLVPKRDGWDVTIVDHETREGLVHKYRLDPSVDPDVIEEVDFVWRGGSLVDLLGSERAGTYDAFIASHVIEHTTDVVRFLQAARTLLKDEGTVILAVPDKRLCFDFFRPLSTTGDAVVAFREKRQRHSAKTHFDYAMYQCTRDGRPGWEPDCRSTPVLTCRIESGLDFMARAELDEYEDAHAWTFTPSSFELMVLELRALGLLDLAIERCEPASHTEFYAWLRPCEEVQDAPTIERYRHGLLERIVLEQAEASLQIVGAPLTRLEELRTGLRALLDRAT; translated from the coding sequence ATGGACGACAGGGCGAGGCGGTTGCTGGCCGGACTGCTGACGACGGCCAAGGTGATCGAGATCGGGCCCAGCCTGAACCCCCTCGTCCCGAAGCGGGACGGGTGGGACGTGACCATCGTGGATCACGAGACCCGGGAAGGCCTCGTCCACAAGTACCGGCTGGACCCTTCGGTCGACCCGGACGTCATCGAGGAGGTGGACTTCGTCTGGCGCGGCGGGTCCCTGGTCGACCTGCTCGGGTCGGAGCGGGCCGGCACCTACGACGCGTTCATCGCCAGCCACGTGATCGAGCACACGACGGACGTGGTGAGGTTCCTCCAGGCGGCCCGGACGCTGCTGAAGGACGAGGGGACGGTGATCCTGGCCGTCCCGGACAAGCGCCTATGCTTCGACTTCTTCCGCCCGTTGTCCACCACGGGCGACGCCGTGGTGGCCTTCAGAGAAAAGCGGCAACGTCACTCGGCGAAGACCCACTTCGACTATGCCATGTATCAATGCACCCGGGACGGGCGGCCCGGATGGGAGCCGGACTGCCGGTCCACGCCGGTCCTCACCTGCCGCATCGAGAGCGGCCTGGACTTCATGGCCCGGGCGGAGCTGGACGAGTACGAGGATGCCCATGCCTGGACGTTCACGCCGTCCAGCTTCGAACTCATGGTGCTGGAACTGCGCGCCCTCGGCCTGCTGGACCTCGCCATCGAGCGGTGCGAGCCGGCCAGCCACACGGAATTCTACGCTTGGCTTCGGCCCTGCGAGGAGGTGCAGGACGCGCCCACGATCGAACGCTACCGGCATGGCCTCCTGGAGCGGATCGTGCTGGAACAGGCCGAAGCGTCGCTCCAGATCGTCGGTGCCCCGCTGACCCGTCTCGAGGAATTGAGGACCGGGCTCCGGGCCCTGCTGGACCGGGCGACCTGA
- a CDS encoding CsbD family protein, producing the protein MDTDRITGAAKELGGKVQGAVGSATGDKSTEAEGKARELGGNVQNAYGQAKDAVKDAASNAADAAKDAYNNAGSYGSKAQDAAKNASDTLKDAYNNPDRYVGGARDAVQNAAGAAQGYAQDVYNNSGDYYRQGVDTVTHKVEENPLVALLVAGAVGYGLALLIHGRG; encoded by the coding sequence ATGGACACCGATCGCATCACCGGCGCCGCCAAGGAACTCGGCGGCAAGGTCCAGGGCGCCGTCGGCAGCGCGACGGGCGACAAGTCCACGGAGGCCGAGGGCAAGGCCCGGGAACTCGGCGGCAACGTCCAGAACGCCTACGGCCAGGCCAAGGACGCCGTGAAGGACGCCGCCTCCAACGCGGCCGATGCCGCCAAGGACGCCTACAACAACGCCGGCTCCTACGGCTCCAAGGCCCAGGACGCGGCGAAGAACGCCTCCGACACCCTGAAGGACGCCTACAACAACCCGGACCGCTACGTCGGCGGCGCGCGCGACGCCGTGCAGAACGCGGCCGGCGCGGCGCAGGGCTACGCCCAGGACGTCTACAACAACTCGGGCGACTATTACCGCCAGGGCGTCGACACCGTGACCCACAAGGTCGAGGAGAACCCCCTGGTGGCGCTGCTCGTCGCCGGCGCGGTCGGCTACGGCCTCGCCCTGCTGATCCACGGCCGCGGCTGA